The proteins below are encoded in one region of Pseudonocardia sp. DSM 110487:
- a CDS encoding 6-phospho-beta-glucosidase, with protein MKLTILGGGGFRVPLVYQSLGDSSPISEVVLHDVAPGRLAAIQAVLEQVGGGPAVRATTDLDDAVADARFVFSAIRVDGLAGRTVDERVALSCGVLGQETTGPGGIAYGLRTVPVALRVAERVAAVAPDAWVINFTNPAGMITEAMQRVLGERVVGICDSPIGLVNRAARALGLPAGERVVDYVGLNHLGWLRGLRVDGVDRLPDLLADDAVLASIEEARLVGADWVRAIGALPNEYLYYFYRNREAVASIGGAESTRGEYLLAQQERFYADTAADPAGALERWTRVRAERDASYMAESREASGAGERATEDVAAGGYQQVALELMAALSGGEPRTMILDVRNGAAVPGLPAEAVVEVPCLVGPHGVTPLATTPLPGAMLGLLQQVKAVEQDTIEAAVTGSDALALRAFAQHPLVDSVGVAQRLLDGYRAQLPGIAEIFE; from the coding sequence ATGAAACTCACGATCCTCGGCGGTGGCGGGTTCCGGGTGCCACTGGTCTACCAGTCGCTCGGGGACTCGTCCCCGATCAGCGAGGTGGTCCTGCACGACGTCGCGCCCGGGCGGCTCGCGGCGATCCAGGCCGTTCTCGAGCAGGTCGGGGGCGGTCCTGCCGTGCGTGCCACCACCGACCTCGACGACGCAGTGGCCGACGCCCGGTTCGTGTTCTCCGCGATACGGGTGGACGGGCTCGCCGGCCGCACCGTGGACGAGCGCGTGGCGCTGTCGTGCGGTGTGCTGGGCCAGGAGACCACCGGGCCGGGCGGGATCGCCTACGGCCTGCGGACGGTGCCGGTCGCGCTGCGCGTCGCCGAGCGGGTGGCCGCGGTGGCGCCGGACGCGTGGGTCATCAACTTCACCAACCCCGCCGGCATGATCACCGAGGCCATGCAGCGGGTGCTCGGCGAGCGCGTGGTGGGCATCTGCGACTCGCCGATCGGGCTGGTGAACCGGGCCGCTCGGGCTCTGGGGTTGCCGGCGGGTGAGCGCGTCGTCGACTACGTCGGGCTCAACCACCTGGGCTGGCTGCGCGGGCTTCGCGTGGACGGGGTGGACCGGCTGCCCGACCTGCTGGCCGACGACGCCGTGCTCGCGTCCATCGAGGAGGCGCGGCTCGTGGGTGCCGACTGGGTGCGCGCCATCGGGGCGCTGCCCAACGAGTACCTCTACTACTTCTACCGCAACCGCGAGGCGGTGGCGTCGATCGGCGGCGCCGAGAGCACGCGCGGGGAGTACCTGCTCGCCCAGCAGGAGCGGTTCTACGCCGACACCGCGGCCGACCCCGCGGGTGCCCTGGAGCGCTGGACGCGGGTGCGCGCAGAGCGCGACGCCAGCTACATGGCCGAGAGCCGGGAGGCGAGCGGCGCGGGCGAACGCGCGACCGAGGACGTCGCAGCCGGTGGCTACCAGCAGGTGGCGCTCGAGCTGATGGCGGCGCTGTCCGGCGGGGAGCCGCGCACGATGATCCTCGACGTCCGCAACGGTGCCGCCGTGCCCGGGCTGCCTGCCGAGGCGGTGGTGGAGGTGCCCTGCCTGGTGGGCCCGCACGGCGTCACGCCGCTGGCCACCACCCCGCTGCCCGGCGCGATGCTAGGCCTGTTGCAGCAGGTCAAGGCGGTGGAGCAGGACACCATCGAAGCTGCCGTCACCGGGTCGGATGCGCTGGCGCTGCGCGCGTTCGCCCAGCACCCGCTCGTCGACTCGGTGGGCGTGGCGCAGCGGCTCCTCGACGGCTACCGCGCGCAGCTTCCCGGAATCGCCGAGATCTTCGAGTAG
- the rdgB gene encoding RdgB/HAM1 family non-canonical purine NTP pyrophosphatase encodes MKALLATRNPGKLAELRRMLADGPFEVLGLADVPEFPEAPETGATFAENALAKARDAAAATGLPSVADDSGLAVEALNGMPGVLSARWCGRHGDDLANLELLLGQLADVPDERRGAAFVCAAALVVPGGPETVVHGEWPGRIVRAPRGSGGFGYDPIFVPDGEERTSAELTPEEKDAASHRGRAMRALLPHLHALT; translated from the coding sequence GTGAAGGCCCTGCTCGCCACCCGCAACCCGGGCAAGCTCGCCGAGCTGCGCCGGATGCTCGCCGACGGCCCGTTCGAGGTGCTGGGGCTCGCCGACGTGCCGGAGTTCCCGGAGGCCCCCGAGACGGGCGCCACGTTCGCCGAGAACGCGCTCGCGAAGGCGCGCGACGCCGCGGCCGCCACCGGCCTCCCGTCCGTGGCTGACGACTCGGGACTCGCCGTCGAGGCGCTGAACGGAATGCCCGGCGTGCTGTCGGCGCGCTGGTGCGGTCGCCACGGCGACGACCTCGCCAACCTCGAGCTGCTGCTGGGCCAGCTCGCCGACGTGCCCGACGAGCGGCGCGGAGCCGCGTTCGTCTGCGCGGCGGCGCTGGTGGTGCCGGGCGGGCCGGAGACCGTGGTGCACGGCGAGTGGCCCGGGCGGATCGTGCGGGCGCCCCGCGGCTCCGGCGGCTTCGGCTACGACCCGATCTTCGTGCCGGACGGCGAGGAGCGCACCTCCGCGGAGCTCACCCCCGAGGAGAAGGACGCCGCCTCCCACCGCGGCCGCGCCATGCGCGCCCTCCTGCCCCACCTGCACGCCCTGACCTGA
- a CDS encoding DUF3618 domain-containing protein: MPRDPDTIQREIEQARDALADSLDELSERAHPKHLVAAGKESVEHRLADPRIRYGLMAIGALLVFALLRKLFR; encoded by the coding sequence GTGCCCCGCGACCCGGACACCATCCAGCGCGAGATCGAGCAGGCAAGGGACGCGCTCGCGGACAGCCTCGACGAGCTCTCGGAGCGGGCTCATCCGAAGCACCTGGTGGCGGCCGGCAAGGAGAGCGTGGAGCACCGCCTGGCTGACCCGCGGATCCGCTACGGCCTGATGGCCATCGGCGCCCTGCTCGTGTTCGCTCTGCTCCGCAAGCTGTTCCGCTGA
- a CDS encoding NAD(P)/FAD-dependent oxidoreductase: protein MTGQPEHVVIVGAGLGGLRTAQQLRSAGLQGRISLVGAESRLPYDRPPLSKQLLTGEWGPERTGLAEPDTFDELGVRTHLGNPAVALRPGDRGHELELADGAALHADAVVIATGLVAREFPDQPAQVHTLRTLDDALALRATLETAGSLLVVGAGFIGAEVASSARTRGVTVTVVEALDVPAVHALGPQVGRLAGRLLIEGEVELHTGAKITRFVEETDGVTVELADGRQLGANAAVVGIGGVPRLDWLAGTGVDTSRGIPCGDTGRVHGLEGVWAVGDVASWDDPVTGARHRHEHWTSAGDQAAVVARDVLAAPPPQPAVPYCWSDQFGLKIQILGRPELGEEVVPLHGTGLDSGPVRGTVAAYVAGDRVMAVTGFGAARLVARYRPLVAAGAPLAEARAMAATLT from the coding sequence GTGACCGGTCAGCCGGAACACGTGGTGATCGTCGGTGCCGGGCTGGGTGGATTGCGCACGGCACAGCAGCTGCGGTCGGCCGGGCTGCAGGGCCGGATCAGCCTCGTCGGTGCCGAATCACGCCTGCCGTACGACCGGCCGCCGCTGTCCAAGCAGCTGCTCACCGGGGAGTGGGGCCCCGAGCGCACCGGGCTTGCCGAGCCCGACACGTTCGACGAGCTCGGCGTCCGCACCCACCTCGGCAACCCGGCCGTGGCCCTGCGCCCCGGCGACCGGGGCCACGAGCTGGAGCTCGCCGATGGGGCCGCACTGCACGCCGACGCCGTCGTGATCGCCACGGGGCTGGTCGCGCGCGAGTTCCCGGACCAGCCCGCGCAGGTGCACACCCTGCGCACCCTCGACGACGCGCTCGCCCTGCGGGCCACGCTGGAGACGGCCGGCTCACTCCTCGTCGTCGGGGCCGGGTTCATCGGGGCCGAGGTGGCAAGCTCGGCCCGCACGCGCGGCGTCACCGTCACGGTGGTGGAGGCGCTCGACGTGCCCGCGGTCCACGCGCTCGGGCCGCAGGTGGGGCGGCTCGCCGGCCGACTGCTCATCGAGGGCGAGGTCGAGCTGCACACCGGCGCCAAGATCACGCGCTTCGTGGAGGAAACGGACGGGGTGACGGTCGAGCTCGCCGACGGCAGGCAGCTCGGCGCGAATGCCGCCGTCGTCGGGATCGGCGGGGTTCCGCGGCTGGACTGGCTGGCCGGCACCGGCGTCGATACGTCCCGCGGCATCCCCTGCGGCGACACGGGCCGGGTCCACGGCCTGGAAGGCGTATGGGCCGTCGGCGACGTTGCGTCGTGGGACGACCCGGTGACCGGCGCCCGGCACCGCCACGAGCACTGGACGAGCGCGGGCGACCAGGCCGCCGTCGTGGCCAGGGACGTCCTGGCGGCCCCGCCCCCGCAACCGGCGGTGCCCTACTGCTGGTCCGACCAGTTCGGGCTCAAGATCCAGATCCTGGGGCGGCCGGAGCTGGGCGAGGAGGTAGTGCCGCTGCACGGCACCGGCCTCGACAGCGGCCCCGTGCGCGGCACGGTGGCCGCGTACGTCGCGGGCGACCGGGTGATGGCGGTGACGGGCTTCGGCGCCGCCCGCCTGGTGGCCCGCTACCGCCCCCTGGTCGCCGCGGGCGCCCCATTGGCAGAGGCGCGCGCCATGGCGGCGACGCTTACCTGA
- the pcaC gene encoding 4-carboxymuconolactone decarboxylase, with translation MTTEQPTLDLDPDGLAVRREVLGADHVDAAIARADAVTADFQELITRYAWGGIWTRPGLDRRMRSAITLTALIAHGHYAELEMHLRAALRNGLTREEIVEVLLQSAIYCGVPAANSAFAVARRVLAEPDPTD, from the coding sequence GTGACCACGGAGCAGCCCACCCTCGACCTCGACCCCGACGGCCTCGCCGTGCGCCGCGAGGTGCTCGGGGCCGACCACGTCGACGCCGCGATCGCCCGCGCAGACGCCGTCACGGCCGACTTCCAGGAGCTGATCACCCGGTACGCGTGGGGCGGCATCTGGACCCGTCCCGGCCTCGACCGGCGGATGCGCAGCGCCATCACCCTCACCGCGCTCATCGCCCACGGCCACTACGCCGAGCTGGAGATGCACCTGCGCGCCGCCCTGCGCAACGGCCTCACCCGCGAGGAGATCGTCGAGGTGCTGCTGCAGAGCGCGATCTACTGCGGCGTCCCCGCCGCCAACTCCGCGTTCGCCGTCGCCCGCCGGGTACTGGCCGAACCCGACCCGACCGACTGA
- a CDS encoding DeoR/GlpR family DNA-binding transcription regulator yields MLPATRHGEILRLVRSSGVVSVEALAENLGVSPSTIRRDLQSLDADGALRRVRGGAGCVPDDDPVPFAQVATVAAGDKERVARAAAELVGDGEVVLIDIGTTTARLARALRGRRITVITSSLAVVDELRDDPAVELLVLGGILRRNYHSLVGMLTEQALREVRAHRLFLGTSGIARDGQVRDSTLVEVPVKRAMIDAAEQTVVVADRGKFPGTGLLTVCGPEQVDVIVTNEGADNATLAACAAAGTEIRLVAPRAGSPPRTWTAQLPAVRTGEPPEYARYEDGPPAHTAETWIRRSTHRTPGAWS; encoded by the coding sequence GTGCTTCCGGCGACGCGTCACGGGGAGATCCTCCGCCTGGTGCGGTCCTCCGGCGTGGTCTCCGTGGAGGCGCTGGCCGAGAACCTCGGTGTGAGCCCGTCGACGATCCGGCGCGACCTGCAGTCGCTCGACGCCGACGGCGCGTTGCGCCGCGTGCGGGGTGGTGCCGGGTGTGTCCCTGACGACGACCCGGTGCCGTTCGCGCAGGTGGCCACCGTGGCCGCAGGCGACAAGGAACGCGTCGCGCGGGCGGCGGCCGAGCTCGTCGGTGACGGTGAGGTGGTGCTGATCGACATCGGCACCACGACCGCGCGGCTCGCGAGGGCCTTGCGGGGCAGGCGGATCACGGTGATCACGAGCAGCCTCGCGGTCGTCGACGAGCTGCGCGACGACCCAGCCGTCGAGCTGCTCGTGCTCGGCGGCATCCTGCGGCGCAACTACCACTCGCTCGTCGGGATGCTCACCGAGCAGGCACTGCGCGAGGTGCGCGCCCACCGGCTGTTCCTCGGCACCAGCGGCATCGCGCGTGACGGCCAGGTGCGCGACTCCACGCTCGTCGAGGTGCCGGTCAAGCGGGCGATGATCGATGCGGCCGAACAGACCGTGGTGGTGGCCGACCGCGGCAAGTTCCCCGGCACCGGACTGCTCACCGTGTGCGGGCCAGAGCAGGTCGACGTGATCGTCACCAACGAGGGCGCCGACAACGCCACACTCGCGGCGTGCGCCGCGGCCGGGACGGAGATCCGGCTGGTGGCGCCCCGCGCCGGGAGTCCACCACGTACCTGGACGGCCCAGCTCCCCGCTGTGCGCACCGGCGAACCGCCCGAGTACGCCCGGTACGAGGACGGCCCGCCGGCGCATACGGCGGAAACCTGGATCCGCCGATCTACGCACCGGACTCCCGGCGCGTGGAGCTGA
- a CDS encoding HNH endonuclease, producing MFDSVGIMPRARSWTDEQLKAAVAASRTLSEVWRRLGLHPGKYDLLRRHIARLGLDASHIPFSAEGVRQHRRSWSLEDLAEAVAASDSVSEVSRRLGYTPNGGVHRMIVGHIRTSGLDTSHFTGTRWARGLRRPKIPLEEILVRRSTYRGNSNLRKRLIEAGLLAPKCAECGITRWQGKPLPLHLDHINGDHTDNRLENLRILCPNCHAITDTWCRRNRKPAYSNWQRGGA from the coding sequence ATGTTCGATAGCGTCGGGATCATGCCCCGAGCGCGGAGTTGGACGGACGAGCAGCTCAAAGCCGCCGTGGCGGCGAGCCGGACGCTCAGTGAGGTGTGGCGCCGGCTCGGGCTTCACCCAGGCAAGTACGACTTGCTCCGAAGACACATCGCGCGCCTTGGGCTGGATGCGTCGCACATCCCGTTTTCCGCCGAGGGTGTACGGCAACACCGGCGCTCCTGGTCGCTGGAGGATCTCGCGGAGGCGGTGGCAGCGAGCGACTCGGTGTCCGAGGTGAGCCGACGTCTGGGATACACGCCAAACGGTGGCGTGCATCGCATGATCGTTGGCCACATCCGGACATCAGGCTTGGACACGTCGCACTTCACGGGCACTCGATGGGCACGAGGTCTGAGACGTCCGAAGATCCCGTTGGAGGAGATCCTCGTTCGACGGTCCACGTACCGCGGCAACTCGAACCTGCGCAAGCGCCTCATCGAGGCGGGGCTGCTTGCACCGAAGTGCGCCGAGTGCGGCATCACCAGATGGCAGGGCAAGCCGCTGCCTCTGCACCTTGATCACATCAACGGTGACCACACCGACAACCGGCTCGAGAACCTCCGTATCCTGTGCCCGAACTGCCACGCCATCACCGACACCTGGTGCCGGCGTAACAGGAAGCCGGCGTACTCCAACTGGCAGAGAGGCGGCGCTTAG
- a CDS encoding carbohydrate kinase family protein, translating into MTSAIVETPHEPVLWDPLADLRDADSPAVDVFMSGTVFLDIVFTGLPSAPAAGTEVWASGMASCPGGIANLAVAAARLGLRTSLAAGFGDDVYADFLWQTLADQERVDLSRSRRFAEWHSPVTVSMAVQRDRSMVTHGHELPISADELIGAPPRCRAVITSIGEGVTAPVLPSWVARSRQDGALVFADAGWDPTGAWDPLLLRTLAGCDAFMPNAVEAMHYTRTDSPRAALRALAEHVPLAVVTLGAEGAIAIDGVTGEKAEVPALPVDALDPTGAGDVFGAALVMGTIAGWPLEHRLRFAGVSAALAVHEFGGSLAAPGWGDIGDWWRRTRACAAEGNPRSVELAGRYGFLDDLVPRTHVCGVRRAAATIARHSDVTRP; encoded by the coding sequence GTGACCAGCGCGATCGTGGAGACCCCCCACGAGCCCGTGTTGTGGGATCCGCTCGCCGACCTGCGCGACGCCGACTCCCCGGCCGTCGACGTCTTCATGTCCGGCACGGTGTTCCTCGACATCGTGTTCACCGGGCTGCCCTCGGCCCCGGCCGCGGGCACGGAGGTGTGGGCCTCCGGCATGGCCTCCTGCCCCGGCGGCATCGCCAACCTCGCGGTGGCCGCCGCCCGGTTGGGCCTGCGCACGAGCCTCGCAGCGGGCTTCGGTGACGACGTCTACGCCGACTTCCTCTGGCAGACACTGGCCGACCAGGAGCGCGTCGACCTCTCCCGGTCCCGCCGCTTCGCCGAGTGGCACTCCCCCGTCACCGTCTCAATGGCCGTGCAGCGCGACCGCAGCATGGTCACCCACGGCCACGAGCTGCCGATCAGCGCCGACGAGCTCATCGGCGCGCCCCCGCGGTGCCGCGCCGTGATCACCAGCATCGGCGAGGGCGTCACCGCCCCCGTCCTCCCGTCGTGGGTGGCGCGGTCCCGGCAGGACGGCGCGCTCGTCTTCGCCGACGCCGGGTGGGATCCCACCGGTGCATGGGACCCCCTCCTGCTGCGCACGCTCGCGGGCTGCGACGCGTTCATGCCCAACGCCGTCGAGGCCATGCACTACACCCGCACGGACAGCCCACGAGCCGCGCTGCGCGCGCTCGCCGAGCACGTCCCGCTCGCGGTCGTCACGCTGGGTGCGGAGGGCGCCATCGCCATCGACGGCGTCACCGGCGAGAAAGCGGAGGTGCCCGCACTTCCCGTCGACGCGCTGGACCCCACCGGGGCGGGCGACGTCTTCGGGGCGGCGCTCGTGATGGGCACCATCGCCGGCTGGCCCCTCGAACACCGGCTGCGGTTCGCCGGGGTATCGGCGGCGCTGGCCGTCCACGAGTTCGGGGGCTCCCTCGCCGCCCCCGGCTGGGGCGACATCGGCGACTGGTGGCGACGCACCCGCGCATGCGCCGCCGAGGGAAACCCCCGGTCCGTCGAGCTCGCAGGCCGCTACGGATTCCTCGATGACCTCGTGCCACGCACGCACGTCTGCGGCGTGCGGCGGGCCGCTGCCACGATCGCCCGCCACTCCGATGTCACCCGGCCCTAG
- a CDS encoding MmcQ/YjbR family DNA-binding protein: protein MATDDDVRRIALALPGVEEIPSDGFDFRVGNKGFVWSYPEREPGRRRVIRTDVAVLYVGDEAEKQALLLGEPELFFTHPSYDGLPLVMVWLKRVDLPRLEELILDAWRMRAPAELTDRLI, encoded by the coding sequence GTGGCCACCGACGACGACGTGCGCCGGATCGCGCTCGCGCTGCCCGGCGTCGAGGAGATCCCGAGCGATGGCTTCGACTTCCGCGTCGGGAACAAGGGCTTCGTGTGGTCCTACCCCGAGCGCGAGCCCGGCAGGCGGCGCGTGATCCGCACCGACGTCGCCGTGCTGTACGTCGGCGACGAGGCGGAGAAGCAGGCGCTGCTGCTGGGCGAGCCCGAGCTGTTCTTCACGCACCCGAGCTACGACGGCCTGCCGCTGGTGATGGTGTGGCTTAAGCGCGTCGATCTGCCACGGCTGGAGGAACTGATCCTCGACGCCTGGCGCATGCGTGCGCCTGCGGAGCTGACCGACCGCTTGATCTAG
- the bcp gene encoding thioredoxin-dependent thiol peroxidase, with translation MTTRLAPGDTAPDFTLPDADGKPVSLSDYRGRRVIVYFYPAASTPGCTKQACDFRDNLAELGDAGLDVIGISPDKQAKLVKFRETEGLTFPLLSDVDKEVLTAWGAFGEKQMYGKTVTGVIRSTFVVGPDGKIEQAFYNVRATGHVAKLRKDLAV, from the coding sequence ATGACCACCCGTCTGGCCCCCGGCGACACGGCTCCCGACTTCACCCTTCCCGACGCGGACGGCAAGCCCGTGTCCCTCTCCGACTACCGCGGCCGCCGGGTGATCGTGTACTTCTACCCGGCCGCCAGCACGCCCGGCTGCACGAAGCAGGCCTGCGACTTCCGCGACAACCTGGCCGAGCTGGGCGACGCGGGCCTCGACGTCATCGGGATCTCGCCCGACAAGCAGGCGAAGCTCGTGAAGTTCCGCGAGACGGAGGGCCTCACGTTCCCGCTGCTCTCCGACGTCGACAAGGAGGTGCTCACCGCATGGGGCGCCTTCGGGGAGAAGCAGATGTACGGCAAGACGGTCACCGGTGTCATCCGGTCGACGTTCGTGGTGGGCCCTGACGGGAAGATCGAGCAGGCGTTCTACAACGTGCGCGCCACCGGGCACGTCGCGAAGCTGCGCAAGGACCTCGCGGTCTGA
- a CDS encoding TVP38/TMEM64 family protein, whose protein sequence is MSWGRIAAMGIGVLVGVVIVFLLFQTGTDLLDVRTAVQAAGLWAPLLFVLLQGMVTVTPVPRTVFTVAAGVLFGGIAGVALAVAGTSLAAGVAFWLVRLMGGRFVRRHADHRVMTWVRARLDRNGLLAMVSLRLIPAVPFSAMNYASALSGVRFVPYLLGTVLGVLPGTIGIVILGDAAVGGNPHPAMLLVSVCSGAVGLTGALIAARRPASAPVATAGGDAEPQVGSPA, encoded by the coding sequence GTGAGCTGGGGACGGATCGCCGCCATGGGCATTGGCGTGCTCGTGGGCGTTGTGATCGTCTTCCTGCTGTTCCAGACCGGCACCGACCTGCTGGACGTCCGCACGGCCGTGCAGGCTGCTGGCCTCTGGGCGCCGCTGCTGTTCGTGCTGTTGCAGGGCATGGTCACGGTCACGCCGGTCCCGCGCACGGTGTTCACGGTGGCGGCCGGCGTGCTGTTCGGCGGGATCGCGGGCGTTGCGCTCGCCGTGGCGGGCACCTCGCTTGCAGCTGGCGTCGCGTTCTGGCTGGTCAGGCTGATGGGCGGCCGGTTCGTCCGCCGGCACGCCGACCACCGCGTCATGACGTGGGTGCGCGCCCGGCTGGACCGCAACGGTCTCCTCGCGATGGTGTCGCTGCGCCTGATCCCGGCCGTGCCGTTCTCGGCGATGAACTACGCCTCTGCGCTGTCGGGCGTGCGCTTCGTGCCCTACCTGCTGGGCACGGTGCTGGGTGTCCTGCCCGGGACGATCGGGATCGTGATCCTCGGCGATGCCGCGGTGGGTGGCAACCCGCACCCGGCGATGCTGCTGGTCTCGGTGTGCTCGGGTGCCGTCGGGCTCACAGGGGCGCTGATCGCGGCCCGGCGACCAGCGAGTGCGCCAGTCGCCACGGCCGGTGGAGACGCGGAGCCCCAGGTGGGGAGCCCCGCGTAG
- a CDS encoding FAD-binding oxidoreductase: MTTIEGANIETLTANFAGEVIQPQEAGFDTARQIWNGHVQRRPALIARCRGAADVMAAVRFCRDNDLPASVRGGGHAVAGHAICDGGVVIDLSAMTGSRVDPLARTIQLQGGCLTAHLDRESQAFGLATTGGIVSHTGMGGLTLGGGLGHLMRKLGLAIDRLRSCDVVTADGEFVVASELEHPELYWALRGGGGNFGIVTSFTFELQPLGPTVLAGMVAWPMDKAPKVLRFLREFMAEAPDEVGMMANLRLAPSLPIVPEELHGKPIVALIVTYAGPADDGRDVLGPIRQLGSPALDALTTKPYVAHQKMFDAAYPHGRHYYWKAHKLGPLSDEIIDVVVEHAEQVTSPLSAIPIFCLGGAVARTPEESTAFPYRDACHDLNVVASWLPEEVGDADRHIGWVRKLFSALEPYSRGVYVNFTGDDAAERVRQAYTDVQWARLTALKARYDPTNFFRMNANIPPG; encoded by the coding sequence ATGACGACGATCGAGGGCGCCAACATCGAGACGCTGACGGCGAACTTCGCCGGCGAAGTGATCCAGCCTCAGGAGGCGGGCTTCGACACCGCCCGCCAGATCTGGAACGGGCACGTGCAACGGCGGCCGGCCCTGATCGCCCGTTGCCGAGGCGCCGCCGATGTCATGGCCGCCGTGCGCTTCTGCCGCGACAACGACCTGCCGGCGTCCGTGCGGGGCGGTGGGCACGCCGTGGCAGGCCATGCCATCTGTGACGGCGGGGTCGTCATCGACCTCTCCGCCATGACCGGATCGCGGGTCGATCCACTTGCGCGCACCATCCAGCTGCAAGGCGGTTGTCTCACCGCCCACCTCGACCGGGAGAGCCAGGCATTCGGGTTGGCCACCACGGGCGGAATCGTCAGCCACACCGGGATGGGTGGCCTGACCCTTGGCGGCGGGCTCGGTCACCTGATGCGCAAGCTCGGCCTCGCCATCGACCGCCTCCGGTCCTGCGATGTGGTCACCGCCGACGGGGAGTTCGTCGTGGCCAGCGAACTGGAGCACCCGGAGCTGTACTGGGCGTTGCGGGGCGGGGGCGGCAACTTCGGCATCGTGACCAGCTTCACCTTCGAACTGCAACCCCTCGGCCCGACCGTGCTGGCCGGGATGGTGGCATGGCCCATGGACAAGGCTCCGAAGGTCCTGCGGTTCCTCCGGGAGTTCATGGCCGAGGCGCCCGACGAGGTGGGCATGATGGCCAACCTGCGGTTGGCCCCGTCGCTGCCGATCGTGCCCGAAGAGCTACACGGCAAGCCGATCGTCGCCTTGATCGTCACCTACGCCGGACCGGCCGACGACGGGCGCGACGTGCTGGGGCCGATCCGGCAGCTCGGCAGCCCCGCGCTCGACGCATTGACGACCAAGCCGTACGTCGCCCACCAGAAGATGTTCGACGCCGCATACCCCCACGGCCGGCACTACTACTGGAAGGCCCACAAGCTGGGCCCGCTTTCCGACGAGATCATCGACGTGGTCGTCGAGCACGCTGAGCAGGTCACGTCACCGCTGTCGGCGATTCCGATCTTCTGCCTCGGCGGCGCCGTGGCAAGGACGCCCGAGGAATCGACCGCCTTCCCCTACCGGGACGCCTGCCATGACCTCAACGTCGTGGCGTCGTGGCTGCCCGAGGAAGTCGGCGACGCCGACCGCCACATCGGGTGGGTACGCAAGCTCTTCTCCGCGCTGGAGCCCTACAGTCGTGGCGTCTACGTGAACTTCACCGGCGACGACGCGGCCGAGCGCGTGCGACAGGCCTACACCGATGTCCAGTGGGCCCGGCTGACCGCGCTCAAGGCCAGGTACGACCCCACGAACTTCTTCCGCATGAACGCCAACATCCCGCCCGGGTAG
- a CDS encoding helix-turn-helix domain-containing protein gives MRTYGQYCPIARSSELLGERWTMIILRNILVGFQTFNEIADGAPGLSRGLLSKRLRELERAGIIEIRPKPDGHGSIYEPTQAGRELSELMLVLERWGRRWAELKPEHAHPGVVLWAWASFFLDRDRLPRRRVVIRFEYPTLPGPARRSWLLIEARDVEYCLKHPGGEEELIVVVHDPQAFVRWHMGQIQWRDALRSGAIEVTGSPELARALPTWNRHGWAADDPRAGYDGSTRHEPVPELADTPT, from the coding sequence ATGAGGACCTACGGGCAGTACTGCCCGATCGCGCGGTCGTCGGAGCTGCTGGGCGAGCGCTGGACCATGATCATCCTCCGCAACATCCTCGTCGGCTTCCAGACCTTCAACGAGATCGCCGACGGTGCCCCCGGGCTGTCTCGTGGACTGCTGTCCAAACGACTGCGGGAGCTGGAGCGCGCCGGGATCATCGAGATCCGTCCCAAGCCCGACGGCCATGGCTCGATCTACGAGCCCACGCAGGCGGGCCGGGAGCTCTCGGAGCTCATGTTGGTGCTCGAGCGCTGGGGTCGAAGGTGGGCGGAGCTGAAGCCCGAACACGCCCATCCAGGCGTGGTGCTGTGGGCGTGGGCGAGCTTCTTCCTGGACCGCGACCGACTCCCGCGGCGCCGGGTGGTGATCCGCTTCGAGTATCCGACGCTGCCGGGTCCCGCCCGTAGGAGCTGGCTGCTAATCGAGGCGCGCGACGTCGAGTACTGCCTGAAGCATCCGGGCGGCGAAGAGGAACTCATCGTCGTCGTCCATGATCCGCAGGCGTTCGTCCGCTGGCACATGGGGCAGATCCAGTGGCGCGACGCCTTGCGCTCCGGGGCGATCGAGGTGACGGGATCCCCGGAGCTGGCCAGGGCGCTTCCGACCTGGAACCGGCACGGATGGGCGGCCGACGACCCGCGGGCGGGCTACGACGGATCGACCCGGCACGAGCCTGTCCCCGAGCTGGCCGACACTCCCACCTGA